One window of Bacillus alkalicellulosilyticus genomic DNA carries:
- a CDS encoding VWA domain-containing protein has protein sequence MGKGTLKQILLLTDGCSNQGEDPIAIASLAREQGITVNVIGVVDDNHMSEQGIKEVEQIALAGGGVSQIVYAQQLAKTVQMVTRKAMTQTLYGVVNKELQQILGQDQEMEDLAPEKRGQVMEVVDELGETINLEVLILVDTSASMKNKLPMVQEALTDLSISLTSRMGANKFSLYSFPGKRREIDRLLDWTPKLDSLHGIFHKLSSGGITPTGPALQTALHKFEKNSSRRSLISRDDELYEESGM, from the coding sequence ATGGGCAAAGGAACGTTAAAGCAAATTCTGTTACTGACAGACGGTTGTTCAAACCAAGGGGAAGACCCAATCGCAATTGCATCTCTAGCAAGAGAGCAAGGAATTACAGTAAATGTAATCGGTGTCGTAGATGATAATCATATGAGTGAACAAGGAATAAAGGAAGTAGAGCAAATTGCTTTAGCTGGTGGAGGCGTTAGTCAAATCGTTTATGCACAACAACTCGCAAAAACGGTTCAGATGGTTACTAGAAAAGCAATGACTCAAACATTATATGGCGTTGTAAACAAAGAACTTCAACAAATACTAGGGCAAGATCAAGAAATGGAAGATTTGGCTCCTGAAAAACGAGGACAAGTTATGGAAGTCGTTGATGAACTAGGAGAAACCATTAACCTTGAAGTGCTAATTCTAGTTGATACAAGTGCTAGTATGAAAAATAAACTACCAATGGTACAAGAAGCATTAACCGACTTATCTATTAGCTTAACGTCTAGAATGGGAGCGAATAAGTTTTCACTCTATTCATTCCCAGGGAAGCGTCGTGAAATTGATCGTCTATTAGACTGGACGCCAAAGTTAGATTCGTTACATGGAATCTTTCATAAGCTCTCGTCGGGAGGGATTACCCCAACAGGACCGGCGTTACAGACGGCGCTACATAAATTTGAGAAGAATAGCTCAAGAAGGAGTCTGATTTCTCGTGATGATGAACTCTACGAAGAGTCCGGTATGTAA
- a CDS encoding protein kinase domain-containing protein, giving the protein MMNSTKSPVCNLPTGTRLVGKWHQKPYKIVKQLGSGATGTVYLADSAHGDIALKIGVNNMAITSEVNVLKHFSKVQGQILGPSLLDVDDYSTNEGTFPFYAMEYLKGEELLPFIRKRGDEWLGIFIVQLLGDLDRLHRAGWAFGDLKPDNLLVVGPPSRIRWMDVGGTTLLGRSIKEYTEFYDRGYWNLGTRKAEPSYDLFAVAMIMINCYYPKRFNKNEDKPHFQLKKAIEAKPALLPYRQVLMNAILGKYVDAQLMRKDVVELISNKKTYTHKPQRKTRKTHKETKKQKGKGSYIFDFFLVSSFLLLAYILYLFGQMM; this is encoded by the coding sequence ATGATGAACTCTACGAAGAGTCCGGTATGTAATCTTCCCACTGGTACAAGATTGGTAGGAAAATGGCACCAAAAACCATATAAAATTGTGAAGCAGTTAGGATCAGGAGCAACTGGAACGGTATATTTGGCAGATTCAGCACACGGAGACATCGCGCTAAAAATCGGTGTGAACAATATGGCGATTACATCAGAGGTGAATGTTCTAAAGCATTTTTCAAAGGTCCAAGGTCAAATACTTGGGCCTTCTTTATTAGATGTAGATGATTATAGTACTAACGAGGGTACATTCCCTTTTTATGCTATGGAATATTTAAAAGGAGAGGAGCTTCTCCCTTTTATAAGAAAACGTGGTGATGAATGGTTAGGGATATTTATCGTACAACTTTTAGGAGACTTAGACCGTCTTCATCGAGCGGGGTGGGCATTTGGAGATCTAAAGCCAGACAATTTATTAGTCGTAGGACCACCTTCTCGAATTCGTTGGATGGATGTAGGAGGAACAACATTATTAGGAAGGTCCATTAAAGAATATACGGAGTTCTATGACCGAGGATACTGGAACTTAGGAACTAGAAAAGCCGAACCAAGCTATGATTTGTTTGCTGTGGCGATGATTATGATTAACTGCTATTACCCAAAGCGATTTAATAAAAATGAAGATAAGCCTCACTTTCAATTAAAAAAGGCCATCGAGGCGAAACCAGCACTGCTTCCTTACCGACAAGTACTAATGAACGCCATTCTGGGAAAGTACGTCGATGCTCAATTAATGAGGAAAGATGTTGTTGAGCTTATAAGTAATAAAAAGACATATACCCATAAGCCACAACGAAAAACTCGAAAAACACATAAAGAGACTAAAAAACAAAAAGGAAAAGGATCGTATATATTTGATTTCTTTCTTGTTTCCTCTTTTCTTCTATTGGCATATATCCTATACTTATTTGGACAAATGATGTAA
- a CDS encoding threonine/serine exporter family protein, giving the protein MAKADQVMDVCLLAGEIMLTYGAETYRVEETIERIAKAANLKNVHSFVTTTGIFLSFGDEGRGDTMQMVRIDDRVYDLNKVSLVNQVSREFVSSQITDKEAYDKLKEIAKAPLYYPVWLVHLASGVAGAGFSYLFGGGIRDMLPAFIAGLVVSLCLFKFQEYLKVKFFAEFLSAFIGGGTAILLVYIGLGVNLDQIIIGTLMPLVPGVPLTNAVRDLMSGDYVAGVSRGAEAILTALSIATGIALAIGLFLG; this is encoded by the coding sequence ATGGCCAAAGCAGACCAGGTTATGGATGTTTGTTTGCTAGCAGGAGAAATAATGCTTACCTACGGCGCAGAAACTTATCGAGTTGAAGAAACGATTGAAAGAATAGCCAAAGCCGCCAATTTAAAAAATGTACATAGCTTTGTAACAACTACAGGGATTTTCCTTTCCTTCGGTGATGAGGGGAGAGGAGATACAATGCAAATGGTTCGAATAGATGACCGAGTTTATGATTTAAACAAAGTCTCGTTAGTTAATCAAGTATCAAGAGAATTTGTCAGTAGTCAAATCACTGACAAAGAAGCTTATGATAAACTTAAGGAAATTGCCAAAGCACCCCTATATTATCCTGTTTGGCTAGTACACTTAGCTTCTGGTGTGGCAGGCGCAGGATTCTCTTATTTGTTTGGTGGAGGGATAAGAGATATGCTACCCGCTTTTATTGCTGGCTTGGTGGTAAGTCTTTGTTTATTTAAATTTCAAGAGTATTTGAAGGTTAAGTTCTTTGCTGAATTTCTTTCAGCATTTATTGGTGGAGGAACAGCGATTTTACTCGTGTATATCGGCTTAGGAGTCAATTTAGACCAAATTATTATCGGAACATTAATGCCTCTAGTACCGGGAGTACCCTTAACAAATGCTGTTCGTGATTTAATGTCAGGTGATTATGTTGCAGGTGTAAGTAGAGGAGCTGAAGCTATTTTAACGGCTTTATCGATTGCAACCGGGATTGCATTAGCAATAGGGTTATTTCTTGGGTAA
- a CDS encoding threonine/serine exporter family protein encodes MWLGLILCYLATFSFGILFNVPLRALYIGALVGCFSWITFQALPQLGVSIILATAIASLLSATVSHFLAKRFRIPVTNFTIPAIIPLVPGSKAYFTMRAFVEREYLLGLELGIDTMFQAGAIAAGLVFALSVFSFKKGGIGHRYEPNR; translated from the coding sequence ATGTGGCTTGGTCTTATTTTATGTTATCTAGCAACGTTTTCTTTCGGTATTTTATTTAATGTACCACTACGTGCTCTATATATTGGAGCTTTAGTCGGATGTTTTTCATGGATTACCTTTCAAGCTTTGCCGCAGCTTGGAGTTTCTATAATATTAGCGACTGCAATAGCTTCACTCCTTTCTGCTACAGTATCTCACTTTCTAGCAAAACGCTTCCGGATTCCGGTGACGAACTTTACCATTCCTGCGATAATCCCATTAGTGCCAGGAAGTAAAGCCTATTTTACGATGAGAGCCTTTGTTGAAAGAGAATATTTACTAGGGCTAGAATTAGGAATAGATACCATGTTTCAGGCTGGTGCAATTGCTGCAGGCCTTGTTTTTGCGTTATCCGTATTTTCCTTTAAGAAAGGAGGAATCGGCCA